The proteins below come from a single Malus domestica chromosome 03, GDT2T_hap1 genomic window:
- the LOC103418684 gene encoding receptor-like protein 2 codes for MPEPSHIMPCEVLFLFFVFSAFISTNHACNKADHNSLLSSFNMSSRLNWSSSDCCHWEGIACDADGRVTHVLLPSKQLQGGVSCSLGNLTHLLHLNLSHNLLSGPLDVGLLLSLSRLEILDLSYNLLSGEVPLFLSSSYIQIVDLSNNQFNGTIPSSFLQHAWSLSSLNVSKNHFTGKLPSSICLRSSSVRVLDFSHNDFNGSIPLGLGNCLKLEIFRAGFNTLSGTLPSDFFKAQALHEISLPSNQLFGHISNNVVNLTSLTILEIYFNHLSGALPLHIGKLSKLKLMLLQFNNLEGPLPPSLMNCTNLIELNLESNHLDGNISELDFSKLNQLIKLNLGSNNFSGVMPKSLYSCKFLKAVRLSGNYLEGQIQPEIVSLKYLSFLALGSNRLTNVTGALHILMRFESLRVVLLPNNFIGEELPDGDAMIGSGFQNLRLFGLSDCQLKGHIPVWMSKLKKLEALDLSSNRLTGSIPHWLGSLPSLFFISLNNNSLSGGLPNELFSLQALVSEKPAAQRDSGDVELPINTQRTNASVTALQYNYVSNLPRAIYIRNNSLSGNIPVEIGQLQNLHELDLSVNNIVGSIPDQVSNLTNLERLDLSRNHLSGGIPASLSNLHFLASLSVAYNNLQGQVPLGTQIQGFDATAFEGNPGLCGSPLPNKCQQNTSDNATKNMEDVHGNGNEIPWFYISVALGFIVGFWGVCGSLALITSWRYAYFQFLSDVKDRFIC; via the coding sequence ATGCCGGAACCTAGTCATATAATGCCTTGTGAAGTCCTCTTCCTGTTTTTTGTGTTCTCTGCTTTCATTTCTACAAACCATGCTTGCAACAAGGCAGATCACAACTCTCTTTTGTCATCTTTCAATATGTCTTCTCGTTTAAATTGGTCTTCCAGTGATTGTTGTCACTGGGAAGGCATCGCTTGTGATGCCGATGGTAGGGTAACGCATGTTTTGTTGCCCTCTAAACAGCTCCAAGGAGGCGTTTCTTGCTCTCTTGGAAACCTCACACATCTTTTGCACCTCAATCTCTCCCACAACCTGCTTTCCGGTCCTCTTGATGTTGGACTACTGTTGTCCTTGAGTCGCCTCGAAATCCTTGATTTGAGCTATAACCTTCTCTCCGGAGAAGTACCATTGTTTCTATCATCTAGTTACATTCAAATAGTGGATTTGTCGAACAATCAATTCAATGGAACAATTCCATCTTCATTCCTCCAGCATGCCTGGAGTTTGAGCAGCTTGAACGTCAGTAAAAATCATTTTACTGGCAAATTACCTTCCTCTATTTGTCTTCGTTCCTCTTCGGTTAGAGTCTTGGATTTCTCCCACAACGATTTCAATGGCTCAATTCCTCTCGGACTAGGAAACTGTTTGAAATTGGAAATCTTTCGTGCGGGCTTTAATACTCTCTCTGGGACTCTTCCTAGTGATTTCTTCAAAGCTCAAGCGCTTCACGAAATTTCGTTACCTTCCAATCAGCTTTTCGGTCACATTAGTAACAACGTTGTCAATCTCACAAGCCTCACAATCCTAGAGATTTACTTTAATCATTTGAGTGGTGCACTTCCTCTCCATATCGGGAAGCTCTCCAAATTAAAACTCATGCTCCTTCAATTCAACAATCTTGAAGGCCCTCTGCCCCCATCTTTGATGAATTGCACAAACCTTATCGAACTCAATCTTGAATCCAACCATTTAGATGGAAATATCTCGGAGCTAGATTTTTCAAAACTCAATCAACTTATCAAGCTTAATCTTGGGAGCAATAACTTCTCCGGTGTCATGCCAAAAAGCCTTTACTCATGCAAGTTTCTGAAAGCAGTTCGCCTGAGCGGTAATTATCTAGAGGGACAAATACAACCCGAGATTGTTTCATTGAAATACCTATCCTTCCTCGCACTTGGTAGCAACAGACTTACCAATGTCACTGGCGCTCTGCATATATTGATGCGTTTCGAAAGTCTCAGGGTGGTCTTGCTTCCAAATAATTTTATAGGTGAAGAACTGCCGGATGGTGATGCTATGATTGGTTCTGGGTTTCAAAATCTCCGCCTTTTTGGCTTATCGGATTGCCAACTTAAAGGTCATATTCCGGTGTGGATGTCAAAGCTCAAGAAACTCGAAGCCCTTGATTTGTCTTCCAACAGACTCACAGGCTCAATACCTCATTGGTTGGGAAGTCTTCCCAGTCTTTTCTTCATAAGCTTGAACAACAACTCTCTTTCGGGGGGACTTCCAAATGAGCTTTTCTCACTACAAGCTCTTGTATCCGAGAAGCCTGCCGCTCAAAGAGATAGTGGTGATGTCGAGCTACCTATCAACACGCAGCGAACAAATGCATCTGTCACAGCTCTGCAGTACAACTATGTGTCCAACTTGCCGCGAGCAATTTACATCCGGAATAACAGTCTAAGTGGCAATATTCCCGTTGAGATAGGCCAGTTGCAAAACCTTCACGAGCTGGATCTCAGCGTCAACAACATCGTTGGCAGCATTCCGGACCAGGTATCTAACCTCACAAACTTGGAGAGATTAGACCTCTCAAGAAACCATCTGTCGGGCGGAATCCCAGCTTCACTATCAAATCTTCATTTCTTGGCTTCACTTAGTGTTGCATACAATAACCTCCAAGGACAAGTACCGTTAGGCACTCAGATCCAAGGCTTCGATGCCACTGCCTTTGAGGGCAACCCAGGACTTTGCGGTTCCCCGCTTCCAAACAAATGCCAGCAGAACACAAGTGATAATGCAACTAAGAACATGGAAGATGTGCATGGCAATGGGAATGAAATTCCATGGTTTTATATTTCAGTGGCTCTTGGTTTCATTGTAGGATTTTGGGGAGTTTGTGGCTCTTTAGCTTTGATCACGTCATGGCGATATGCGTATTTCCAGTTCCTCTCTGATGTTAAAGATCGCTTCATATGTTGA